The Chelonia mydas isolate rCheMyd1 chromosome 3, rCheMyd1.pri.v2, whole genome shotgun sequence genome includes a region encoding these proteins:
- the LOC114019062 gene encoding cytochrome P450 1B1 encodes MEAFANSVALRRLGEALSSIPPLQSALLLLLSLLAAIHLAKLLLRQRRLEPPGPFPWPLIGNAAQLGSAPHLTFARLARTYGDVFQLRLGSRPVVVLNGERAIRGALVRQGAAFAGRPRFPSFQLVSGGRSLAFGGYSELWKLQRRLAHATVRAFSTGSPAPRRLLEQHLLGEARALVALLVRGSAGGAFLDPSRSLVVAVANVMSALCFGRRYGHGDAEFLRLVGRNEQFGRTVGAGSLVDALPWLQRFPNPVRAAFRAFRQLNRDFYSFVRGKFLQHRGSLRPGAAPRDMLDAFIRLQQEQPRLPLEHVPATVTDIFGASQDTLSTALQWLLIFLLRYPKVQVKMQEEVDRIVGRDRLPCAEDQPHLPYVMAFLYESMRFSSFVPVTIPHATTVDTSIMGYLIPKDTVIFINQWSVNHDPEKWSNPEDFDPTRFLDENGFINKDLTSNVMIFSLGKRRCIGEELSKMQLFLFTSILVHQCNFVANPNEDSKMDFTYGLTIKPKPFTVNVTLRETMDLLDKAVQRLQAEKTATENHLSANL; translated from the exons ATGGAAGCGTTTGCCAACAG CGTGGCCCTCCGGCGGCTGGGAGAGGCGCTCTCCAGCATCCCGCCCCTGCAGAgcgccctgctgctgctcctctccctgctcGCCGCCATCCACCTGGCGAAGCTCCTCCTGCGGCAGCGGCGCCTGGAGCCCCCGGGCCCTTTCCCGTGGCCCCTGATCGGCAACGCGGCTCAGCTGGGCAGCGCCCCGCACCTCACCTTCGCCCGCCTGGCCCGCACCTACGGCGACGTGTTCCAGCTGCGCCTGGGCAGCCGGCCCGTGGTGGTGCTGAACGGCGAGCGCGCCATCCGCGGGGCGCTCGTCCGCCAGGGGGCCGCCTTCGCCGGCCGGCCGcgcttcccctccttccagctGGTGTCCGGCGGCCGCAGCCTGGCCTTCGGCGGCTACTCCGAGCTGTGGAAGCTGCAGCGCCGGCTGGCGCACGCCACGGTGCGGGCCTTCTCCACCGGCAGCCCGGCCCCGCGCCGCCTGCTGGAGCAGCACCTGCTGGGCGAGGCGCGGGCGCTGGTGGCGCTGCTGGTGCGGGGCAGCGCGGGCGGCGCCTTCCTGGACCCCTCGCGCAGCCTGGTGGTGGCCGTGGCCAACGTGATGAGCGCCCTGTGCTTCGGCCGCCGCTACGGCCACGGCGACGCCGAGTTCCTGCGCCTGGTGGGGCGGAACGAGCAGTTCGGCCGCACGGTGGGCGCCGGCAGCCTGGTGGACGCGCTGCCCTGGCTCCAGCGCTTCCCCAACCCGGTGCGCGCCGCCTTCCGCGCCTTCCGCCAGCTCAACCGCGACTTCTACAGCTTCGTGCGGGGCAAGTTCCTGCAGCACCGCGGCAGCCTGCGCCCCGGGGCCGCCCCCCGCGACATGCTGGACGCCTTCATCCGCCTCCAGCAGGAGCAGCCCCGGCTGCCGCTCGAGCACGTGCCCGCCACCGTCACCGACATCTTCGGGGCCAGCCAGGACACCCTCTCCACCGCCCTGCAGTggctcctcatcttcctcctccg ATATCCAAAGGTGCAGGTTAAAATGCAAGAAGAAGTGGATAGGATTGTTGGCAGAGATCGCTTGCCCTGTGCAGAAGATCAACCTCATTTGCCCTATGTTATGGCTTTCCTTTATGAATCCATGCGTTTCAGCAGCTTTGTGCCAGTCACTATTCCACATGCCACCACAGTCGACACCTCCATAATGGGCTACCTCATTCCAAAAGATACAGTCATATTCATCAATCAGTGGTCAGTGAATCATGACCCAGAAAAATGGTCCAACCCAGAGGATTTTGATCCAACAAGATTCCTGGATGAGAATGGATTCATTAACAAAGATCTTACTAGCAATGTGATGATTTTCTCATTGGGTAAACGTAGGTGCATTGGAGAGGAGTTATCCAAGATGCAGCTCTTTCTCTTTACCTCCATACTGGTACACCAGTGCAATTTTGTTGCTAATCCAAATGAGGACTCTAAAATGGACTTCACATATGGGTTGACCATTAAACCTAAGCCATTTACAGTTAATGTCACTCTTAGAGAGACTATGGATTTGCTAGATAAAGCTGTCCAAAGATTGCAAGCAGAGAAAACAGCTACTGAAAATCATCTATCAGCAAATCTATGA